The genomic stretch ATCTGAAATCGAGAACCTACGTACTGCCGGATGATGTGCAGCAGATGGCAGACTATGTGCTGGCGCATCGTCTGATTCTGACATCGAAAGCAAAATACAGCAGTATCACCAAAATGGATGTGGTGTCCGATATTGTCAGCAAAGTGAAAGTTCCAAACTAACCGGGAAACACGTTACCAGAGTATTCCTCTGCCGGAGCGGGAGTGTTGCTGATTCCTGTGATGGCAGTCCAGTCATGTTGAATCCGTTATGCACGTCTCGGAATACGATCCTTATTCGCCCACGATTCGCAAGAAAGACTCGTTCACCAACCGGCTGCTGCTGGTGCGGATGCACAAGCATTACTGGTATTACCGGGTGACTTATCCCGGAAAGGTGCTGTTGTTCGGTTTCTTCCTGTCGGGCATTGGTACGATTTCGGTATCGGTGCCGATTTATAATCTCTTCAGTATCCTGATGGCGTTGATCCTGGTAGACGGGCTCGCTTCCTGGTTTTTTCGTCCCCGCTGTGAACTTGAGGGGGACTTCCCCGCACAGACGACAGCCGGACAGCCAGCAGTGGGACACTTCACGGTGACAAATCGGGGCTGGCTGCCCGTGTACGATATGGCGGTCGCTTTCCGCTGGCTGGAGAAGCCACTGACCCAGATCGACCGGGATGACACGCTGAATTATCTGCCCAAAGGCGAATCGGCCGAGGTTACAGTCACTATCGATGCACCGCAACGGGGCTTTTATGCATTACCCAAGCTGGGCGTACACACGCTGTTTCCCTTTCACCTGAACCGGTCGGGGAGTGCAGCACTGCCGGGGAAATCACTATTGGTGCTGCCGGCGTTTCATAAGCTGACGAGCGTGGATTTACCGGTAGGGAGCAAGTTTCAGCCGGGCGGAATTGCGTTGACGTCCAACGTGGGGGAATCTCCCGAGTACGTGGGCAACCGCGAATATGTGCCGGGTGAACCGGCGCGGCGACTCGACTTTCGCTCCTGGGCACGACTCGGTAAACCGGTGGTTCGCGAATACCAGGAAGAATATTACTGTCGCATCGCGCTGATTCTGGATACCTATATGCCGACGGAGCCCTGGCTGAAGCGGAAGTGGAAGTCACTGGGGCAGCGGACCGGGTTGGGAACTCCCACCGCGGAGACGACGAATGTGCTGGAGGCGGGGATCAGCCTGACGGCTTCGATTGCGGATGCACTGGCGCGGGGTGAGTACCTGATCGACCTGTTTGCGGCGGGACCGGAGTTGTATGTGTTTCGAGCCGGTCGGCATACGGCCCATTTTGATAACGTGCTGGAGATACTCTCCTGCGTCGATCGCTGTCCCGACGATCCATTCGAGACGATCGGACCTGCGGTATTTGAAGAGCTGTCGAATGTCTCGACGGCGGTCTGCCTGTTCCTGGACTGGGATCATCAGCGGGAAAAGATGGCGCGGGCGGTACTCGATTCCGGCGCGAGTCTGAAGACGATTATCATTCATGACGGTCCGACAACGGTGCCTTACAACGCAGACGAATTCGGCGAGGCATATCATTTCACATCTGAAGAGATCGCACGCGGAAAGGTGGAAACGATATGAATGCGCAGCGGACGATTGCTTTCACGATGCTCAGCCTGGAATGTGCCACGTTTTCGATTCTCTCGGAGACGCTGTTTTTCTCCTTCAGCATCATCGTGCTGGCGGCGCTGTCGTATTTCGCCGTATTGCGTTACTCGTTTTCCAAACGGCAGGTATTCTGGGTGACCAGTGTTCTGGCGGTACTGTTTATTGTGAAGTACATGCTCTATCAGCATGATTTTACGCTCGACCGGCTGGCGATTCGCACACCGCTGGCCTACGCAGCGGCACAGTTCGTGATGACGGTGCAGTTGCGACAGCTGTTCGACAGTCACTTCGAACCGTTTCTGCCGGCTTCGTTTCCATTACTGGGAGTGATCGTTTTCATTCTGACCGGTGATATCCTCGTGTATGGATCAAAGGGGCTCTACTACCAGGTGCTGGTTTTCAGCTATGCGCTGCTGACGGGCGTTTATTTCCAGATCGGACATGCGGCGCGTAAACCTCGAGAAACCGAACGCTCTCTCTGGTCGGTCTATGTTATTCGAGCCGGGTTCTTTGCGACGATCTGGCTGCTGGGCTGGCTGACAGCCACGGGTATGGACCGCTACGAACGGGAACTGGATCAGCTGTATTACCGGCTGATTGAGCCCCGCACGGCGGGTATTGCTTCACGAGCCGGGTTCTCAACCATTTCCCGGCTGGGAAGCATGACGTCTCACTTTGACCAGGGAGCCGATCAGATCCGGTTACGGGTCAAGTCGACCGATGAGCCGGGTTATTTCCGCGGTCGGGCATTCGTCCAGTTTCTGAATTCGGAATGGCATTCGGAAGTGGGGAGTCATAATGTCCCGATCATCGCGATGCCTCCGGCGGGGGTGCAGGCCAGTGTTCCCGATGATGGTACCTGGTTTCTACTGGGGCAGGCGAAGTCACCCAACTGGATTGAGTACCAGGTCTGGTCCCAGGATCCGGGTCATATCTTTGCGCCGCTGAATACGCCGCTCGTGTATGCCTTCGCTGACAGTATTCAGTTCGACAGCCAGGAAGTGCTGACTTCACGGACGATGGCCAGTGGCTTTCCTTATTCGGTCTTTTATCCCCGTCAGTTGCTGCCGCAGCGTCCCGAACACGATGCAGCGCTGCAGCGGTTGTTGCAGTTGCCGGATGAGATCGACCCCGCAATCAAGCAACTGGCGGAAGACGTGTTCGCGGGCTGTGAAACTTCCGAGGCGAAGATCCAGCGGGTACAGGCTTACTTCCAGAATAACTATGAGTATGAACTCGGAATTAACGTACCGTACGGAGAAGACCCGTTGACCTACTTCCTGCGGGAGAAGCCGGCGGCCCATTGTGAATACTTCGCTTCGGGGACGGCTCTGCTCCTCAGACTTGCGGGCGTACCCTGTCGTTACATTACGGGGTATGTGGTTCGCGAACGGAATGCCTACGATCAGTTCTGGGTCGCTCGCAGCCGACACGCGCATGCGTGGGTGGAGGCCTGGGATGATAATCGGGGCTGGGTGACTGTAGAATCGACGCCGTTTGCCGGGCAGCCGGAGTTCGAAACCCCCGGTTCGGCACGACAGTACTGGGAGTCGGTAATGGGCCAGTTCTCCCGGCTCAAGATGGCTCTGCAACAGGGGCAGTGGATCCTGGCGATGTCGGAAGCCCAGTTGCCTCTGCTGCTGCTGGTCGGTGGTGTGGTGCTGTGGTTCCTGGTGCGGTGGGTGTTGCATCTGGTCCTGCGACAGCTGAAAACTCGTGCGGAGTTTCGCGAAAATCCGTTACATATTCAGGAGTTACATCGCCTGCTGTCTCAGATGGATCGTCTGCTGGCCCGTAAAAGTCTGGTTCGTGAGCCTGGGGAAACGTTGATGCAGTTTTCCCGTCGGATTCAGAATCAGGAGATCTCCCACTGGTATCAAACCTATGCCAACAGCCGGTTTATGCCGGAAAATGAGTCGCTGCAGGAGCAGATCAGCCAACTACGGTCGCAGTTGCAGGAAATCCGCAGTCGGAAAGCCTCTGTCTGACCGGGAAAGCGGCAGATTTTGCCTGTGAAAACGGGGTTGGCAGACTGTGAGCTCCGGGCTAGAATCCGACCCTCATCTCTCAAATCTCAAACTATTTCCAAAAGACTACACCAGTTTTCAAAGACGGACCGGGCGTGCGCCTGTATTTGCATGCGCGTCTGTCTTTGACACTTCCTTTATCAGAAACGGGATTCTCTCAATGAAAGTTCTCTCCAAAGCACTCCTCATCGTGATTCTTCCGAGCCTGTCTCTGTTTGCCACCGGGTGCGATCTGTTACCGCACGCGTTTCATCCCAGTCAGTGGCATAAACTGAATCGGCAGCCGGCACCACGGCAGGATACTTACTTCTCTGTCCCCGACCATATTCCGGAGCGGGACTTTCCTCATCAGACAGAGAACGACAAATAAAAGCCAGGTCAGCGGGCTGAAGGCAGCGACAGATACGGAAGCCTGATCGGGTTTACTGCGACTTCGCTGCTGAAAACATCTGGCGGTCGAGCACATCACCTTTGAGGTTTTTCAGCTCAGCCGTCATGGTGCCTGCTGCGCGGTCACAGGTGAGCAGCAGATAGCTGTCCTGTCCGGCGAGGAATTTTGAATGCGGGTCCGGGTACTTTGTGCCTGTGCCACTGAGCGAGGTGTTGTAACAGGTCAGACCATCCACCTCGGCCCGCTCGGCGAAATAGCCAAAGCCTGTGACGCAGAGCGTTCCCCGTTGAAAGAGCTTGTGCCAGTCCCCCTTGAGCTTGCCCCGCATGGTGGCGTTGCGCTCGTTATACAGGGTTACGGTAAGACCGGGATTGCTCTGCGTGAGTTGCTCGTACCAGCGATACTGTTTTGAGTCGTGACCAAACGGATGACAGGTCTGCCAGGTGGTGCCGAAATCGGACGTGTGGTTGAAGTCGAGGGCGATCAACCGCAGATCGAAGTCCGGGAGATCGAAGTGCCATTTCCATCCTTCGTCAGGTAACGCGAAGACGCGGCGGAACGCGGTTGCTTCGACATCGTAAACGGCGTGTGCCGGGGGCTGCTGACCCCGGGGATGGGCTTCGCGGTCATGATTTCCGAGTACTGGCATGAAGGGAGTCGAGCGGAACAGTTGCGGGTATTTGCCGATGAGCTGCAGGTAGGGCTCAATGCATTCCGGTTTCCCGGGGCCGCAGGTCTGCCAGAGATTGCGGATGTTGTCGCCGGCGGTGAGCAGCAGATGCACATCGTCTTTTTTCAGCTGAGACAGATCGGGTTGTGACTGCCAGTCCGCGGCGACCGCGATGCGCAGGACATCGGTGGGAAACGCTTTGAATGTCGCGAGTGACGACTTTTGGGTTCCGGTCTGGACCAAGTAATGATAGACCGTGTCGCGCTGAGGCAGCGGAATCTCGACATGATGCAGTCTTGCGTTACCCGGTTGGCTGATGGTCTGCAGGGAATCAGCGGCGGTGCCGAAGTAAACCACGGAGTCGCCGGGCTGGTCGCTGTACCAGTTGACCACAATTCGATCGGGGCGATGGTTGTTGCAGGTGAGCCAGATGCGTTCGATGTCTGCTGCGGTGACCGTGAGGGGAACCAGGAAGAGGCTGAGCAGGAATGCGGATAATCTCATGGAAGTCTCGTGTGTGGGAGGTAGATCGTTTCAATATGGATTAGAAGTCAGTGTAGGCTGAGATACAGCTGGATGCCATGTTGGCTTTGATTGTAACGTGCGAAT from Gimesia chilikensis encodes the following:
- a CDS encoding DUF58 domain-containing protein; the encoded protein is MHVSEYDPYSPTIRKKDSFTNRLLLVRMHKHYWYYRVTYPGKVLLFGFFLSGIGTISVSVPIYNLFSILMALILVDGLASWFFRPRCELEGDFPAQTTAGQPAVGHFTVTNRGWLPVYDMAVAFRWLEKPLTQIDRDDTLNYLPKGESAEVTVTIDAPQRGFYALPKLGVHTLFPFHLNRSGSAALPGKSLLVLPAFHKLTSVDLPVGSKFQPGGIALTSNVGESPEYVGNREYVPGEPARRLDFRSWARLGKPVVREYQEEYYCRIALILDTYMPTEPWLKRKWKSLGQRTGLGTPTAETTNVLEAGISLTASIADALARGEYLIDLFAAGPELYVFRAGRHTAHFDNVLEILSCVDRCPDDPFETIGPAVFEELSNVSTAVCLFLDWDHQREKMARAVLDSGASLKTIIIHDGPTTVPYNADEFGEAYHFTSEEIARGKVETI
- a CDS encoding transglutaminase-like domain-containing protein codes for the protein MNAQRTIAFTMLSLECATFSILSETLFFSFSIIVLAALSYFAVLRYSFSKRQVFWVTSVLAVLFIVKYMLYQHDFTLDRLAIRTPLAYAAAQFVMTVQLRQLFDSHFEPFLPASFPLLGVIVFILTGDILVYGSKGLYYQVLVFSYALLTGVYFQIGHAARKPRETERSLWSVYVIRAGFFATIWLLGWLTATGMDRYERELDQLYYRLIEPRTAGIASRAGFSTISRLGSMTSHFDQGADQIRLRVKSTDEPGYFRGRAFVQFLNSEWHSEVGSHNVPIIAMPPAGVQASVPDDGTWFLLGQAKSPNWIEYQVWSQDPGHIFAPLNTPLVYAFADSIQFDSQEVLTSRTMASGFPYSVFYPRQLLPQRPEHDAALQRLLQLPDEIDPAIKQLAEDVFAGCETSEAKIQRVQAYFQNNYEYELGINVPYGEDPLTYFLREKPAAHCEYFASGTALLLRLAGVPCRYITGYVVRERNAYDQFWVARSRHAHAWVEAWDDNRGWVTVESTPFAGQPEFETPGSARQYWESVMGQFSRLKMALQQGQWILAMSEAQLPLLLLVGGVVLWFLVRWVLHLVLRQLKTRAEFRENPLHIQELHRLLSQMDRLLARKSLVREPGETLMQFSRRIQNQEISHWYQTYANSRFMPENESLQEQISQLRSQLQEIRSRKASV
- a CDS encoding metallophosphoesterase; the encoded protein is MRLSAFLLSLFLVPLTVTAADIERIWLTCNNHRPDRIVVNWYSDQPGDSVVYFGTAADSLQTISQPGNARLHHVEIPLPQRDTVYHYLVQTGTQKSSLATFKAFPTDVLRIAVAADWQSQPDLSQLKKDDVHLLLTAGDNIRNLWQTCGPGKPECIEPYLQLIGKYPQLFRSTPFMPVLGNHDREAHPRGQQPPAHAVYDVEATAFRRVFALPDEGWKWHFDLPDFDLRLIALDFNHTSDFGTTWQTCHPFGHDSKQYRWYEQLTQSNPGLTVTLYNERNATMRGKLKGDWHKLFQRGTLCVTGFGYFAERAEVDGLTCYNTSLSGTGTKYPDPHSKFLAGQDSYLLLTCDRAAGTMTAELKNLKGDVLDRQMFSAAKSQ